One genomic window of Conyzicola nivalis includes the following:
- a CDS encoding aminotransferase class V-fold PLP-dependent enzyme yields MTDTAQTTRTDALGDAELAAIRADFPILSTVVNGAPLVYLDSGATSQKPVQVLDAERVFYERDNAAVHRGAHMLAALATETFEDARATVARFVGAREDEIVWTSNATEGINLIAYAVSNASLGRGGHAARALRIGPGDEIVVTEMEHHANLLPWQELAARTGATLRYISILDDGSLDPQSVDAVITDRTRILAFTHVSNVLGIVNPVADLVARAKAVGALTVLDACQSAPHMTLDVVALGVDFAVFSGHKMLGPTGIGVLYGRADLLNAMPPFLTGGSMITTVTMESAEYLPAPQRFEAGTQRISQTVGLAAAVRYLESVGLQRIAEHESRLGERLVAGLSSIAGVRVLGQPAGTHRVGLASFDVAGVHSHDVGQFLDDRGIAVRVGHHCAQPLHRRLGVTSSTRASAYLYSTDAEIDQLLTGVADATTFFGVGS; encoded by the coding sequence GTGACTGACACCGCGCAGACGACCCGGACCGACGCCCTCGGCGACGCCGAACTGGCCGCCATCCGCGCCGATTTCCCGATCCTGTCGACCGTGGTCAACGGCGCGCCGCTCGTCTACCTCGACTCCGGTGCCACGTCGCAGAAGCCGGTGCAGGTGCTCGACGCCGAACGTGTCTTCTACGAGCGCGACAACGCCGCCGTGCACCGCGGCGCGCACATGCTGGCCGCGCTCGCCACCGAGACCTTCGAAGACGCCCGCGCGACCGTGGCCAGGTTCGTCGGCGCCCGTGAAGACGAGATCGTCTGGACATCCAACGCGACCGAGGGCATCAACCTCATCGCCTACGCCGTCTCGAACGCGAGCCTCGGCCGCGGTGGCCACGCGGCGCGCGCGCTGCGCATCGGCCCGGGCGACGAGATCGTGGTCACCGAGATGGAACACCACGCCAACCTGCTGCCGTGGCAGGAGCTCGCGGCACGCACCGGTGCCACCCTGCGGTACATCTCGATCCTCGACGACGGCTCGCTCGACCCGCAGAGCGTCGACGCGGTGATCACCGACCGCACCCGCATCCTCGCGTTCACCCACGTGTCCAACGTGCTCGGCATCGTGAACCCCGTCGCCGACCTGGTCGCCCGCGCGAAGGCGGTGGGCGCGCTCACCGTGCTCGACGCCTGTCAGTCCGCGCCGCACATGACGCTCGATGTCGTCGCCCTCGGCGTCGACTTCGCCGTGTTCTCGGGCCACAAGATGCTCGGTCCGACGGGCATCGGCGTGCTCTACGGCCGCGCCGACCTGCTGAACGCCATGCCGCCGTTCCTCACCGGCGGCTCGATGATCACCACCGTCACCATGGAGTCGGCCGAGTACCTGCCCGCTCCCCAGCGCTTCGAGGCCGGAACCCAGCGCATCTCGCAGACGGTCGGCCTCGCCGCGGCCGTGCGGTACCTCGAGAGCGTCGGGTTGCAGCGCATCGCCGAGCACGAGTCCCGACTGGGCGAGCGTCTCGTCGCCGGACTGTCGTCGATCGCGGGCGTGCGGGTGCTCGGGCAGCCCGCCGGCACCCACCGGGTGGGTCTCGCCAGCTTCGACGTCGCCGGCGTGCACTCGCACGACGTCGGCCAGTTCCTCGACGACCGCGGCATCGCCGTGCGGGTCGGCCACCACTGCGCGCAGCCGCTGCACCGCCGCCTCGGCGTCACGTCGTCCACCCGCGCGAGCGCCTACCTGTACTCGACCGACGCCGAGATCGACCAACTGCTCACCGGCGTCGCAGACGCCACCACCTTCTTCGGAGTCGGCTCATGA
- the sufU gene encoding Fe-S cluster assembly sulfur transfer protein SufU, with the protein MSSSELQALYQELILDHSRHPQGFGLTTEATASSHQVNPTCGDEVTLQLHVEPGTDLVTSVTWEGHGCAISQASASLFTEMAVSLTLDDLQGRIELFRTAMRSRGAIEPDEEVLGDAAALGGVSKYIARVKCAMLAWVAAEHAIAQARVASA; encoded by the coding sequence ATGAGTTCTTCAGAACTGCAGGCGCTCTACCAAGAGCTGATTCTCGACCACTCGCGCCATCCGCAGGGTTTCGGACTCACGACCGAGGCGACCGCATCGTCGCACCAGGTGAACCCGACCTGCGGCGACGAGGTGACGCTGCAACTGCACGTCGAGCCCGGCACCGACCTCGTGACCTCGGTCACCTGGGAGGGCCACGGTTGCGCCATTTCGCAGGCCTCGGCCTCGCTGTTCACCGAGATGGCCGTCTCGCTCACCCTCGACGACCTGCAGGGCCGCATCGAGCTGTTCCGCACCGCCATGCGCTCGCGCGGGGCGATCGAACCCGACGAAGAGGTGCTCGGCGACGCGGCGGCGCTCGGCGGTGTCTCGAAGTACATCGCCCGCGTGAAGTGCGCGATGCTGGCCTGGGTCGCGGCGGAGCACGCCATCGCCCAGGCGCGAGTGGCCAGCGCTTAG
- a CDS encoding DUF7882 family protein, with translation MGKFIYGTPSISVEFDDRILAHLKVVILAKLRRGESFTFSWEYKSSQGSGHSSIWLHPAIPLQFDFYGKKDPTLNRVWLEELVQLANTPAGLRIIPEPAGSPQQSET, from the coding sequence GTGGGCAAGTTCATCTATGGCACGCCATCCATCAGCGTGGAATTCGACGACCGAATTCTCGCCCACCTGAAAGTGGTCATCCTCGCCAAGCTGCGCCGTGGCGAGAGCTTCACGTTTTCGTGGGAGTACAAGTCGTCGCAGGGCAGCGGACACAGTTCCATCTGGCTGCACCCGGCCATCCCGCTGCAGTTCGACTTCTACGGCAAGAAGGACCCGACGCTGAACCGTGTCTGGCTCGAAGAACTCGTGCAGCTGGCCAACACCCCGGCCGGTCTCAGGATCATCCCGGAACCCGCCGGCTCCCCGCAGCAGTCGGAGACTTGA
- a CDS encoding AI-2E family transporter, which produces MSDEMHTRPSPRELMTDRLGVLSIRSAQIVVVLLLAVAAVYALIQLKLVVIPLLIAVILAAALSPVITFLRRRGVSAILATWITLISGLVVFGGLITLIVFAVRDQWGELVSSASDGIDQLHEFVENGPFPVDQAQLDSFRDTVVDFLTSSQFGSGALAGVSVAGELITGVLLAVVILFFFLKDGDRIWAFFLRPFRGHVLERGHRIGRVAVKTLGGYVRGTATVAAVDAIAIGVGVAIIGVPLALPLAVIVFLSAFIPLIGATVAGILAALVALVANGPVAALIVVIIVIAVNQLEGNFLQPVVMAQSLKLHPLVILLALTAGTILGGIIGAVLSVPIAAVAWAIIKTWSAPAEPEAPTDPAIEQTAV; this is translated from the coding sequence ATGTCCGACGAGATGCACACCCGCCCCTCCCCGCGCGAGCTGATGACCGACCGGCTGGGCGTGCTCAGCATCCGCAGCGCGCAGATCGTCGTCGTGCTGCTGCTGGCCGTCGCTGCGGTCTACGCGCTCATCCAGCTCAAACTCGTCGTGATCCCGCTGCTCATCGCGGTCATCCTCGCCGCGGCGCTCAGCCCCGTCATCACCTTCCTCCGCCGGCGTGGTGTTTCCGCGATCCTCGCCACCTGGATCACCCTCATCTCAGGACTCGTGGTATTCGGCGGACTCATCACCCTCATCGTGTTCGCGGTGCGCGACCAGTGGGGCGAGCTCGTGTCATCCGCCTCCGACGGCATCGACCAACTGCACGAGTTCGTCGAAAACGGTCCGTTCCCCGTCGACCAGGCGCAGCTGGACTCCTTCCGCGACACGGTCGTCGACTTCCTCACCAGCAGCCAGTTCGGCTCGGGCGCGCTCGCCGGGGTCTCGGTCGCGGGCGAGCTGATCACCGGTGTGCTGCTCGCCGTCGTCATCCTGTTCTTCTTCCTCAAAGACGGCGACCGCATCTGGGCGTTCTTCCTGCGCCCGTTCCGCGGTCACGTGCTCGAGCGCGGGCACCGCATCGGCCGTGTCGCCGTGAAGACCCTCGGCGGCTACGTGCGCGGCACCGCGACCGTCGCCGCGGTCGACGCCATCGCGATCGGCGTCGGCGTCGCGATCATCGGCGTTCCCCTCGCCCTGCCCTTGGCCGTGATCGTGTTCCTGTCGGCGTTCATCCCGCTCATCGGAGCCACGGTCGCCGGCATCCTCGCGGCGCTGGTGGCGCTCGTCGCCAACGGTCCCGTCGCGGCTCTCATCGTCGTGATCATCGTGATCGCGGTGAACCAGCTCGAGGGCAACTTCCTGCAGCCCGTCGTTATGGCGCAGTCGCTCAAGCTGCACCCGCTCGTCATCCTGCTCGCCCTCACCGCCGGAACCATTCTCGGCGGCATCATCGGCGCGGTGCTGTCGGTGCCGATCGCCGCCGTGGCCTGGGCGATCATCAAGACGTGGAGCGCCCCGGCCGAGCCCGAGGCGCCGACCGATCCCGCGATCGAGCAAACCGCGGTCTGA
- a CDS encoding siderophore-interacting protein, translating into MPKKSSRTVPTDPRLYRAEVIASYDLTPSLRRVTAGGDGLKDFPWMGYDHWFRLFLRRPHQGQFVLPELSGTKWYKEFLAIPEHARPHCANYTVADYRPETGEIDIDFVIHRGADGSLEGGAAIWACSVEPGDEFAFLDQGIIFDRPDDASEVLLVADESGLPAVAGILRSLPHDTVGRVIQEVPTHLDRRDLPRPAGVDISWVVRDDSNLVAGVKTLAALKEYPPLDPNGYGFVVGESKLATEGRRQLHRLGLPKDRITFSGFWKH; encoded by the coding sequence GTGCCGAAAAAGTCTTCCCGAACCGTGCCGACCGACCCGCGGCTCTATCGGGCCGAGGTCATCGCGAGTTACGACCTCACGCCGAGCCTGCGGCGCGTGACGGCCGGTGGCGACGGCCTGAAGGACTTCCCGTGGATGGGCTACGACCACTGGTTCCGCCTGTTCCTGCGCCGGCCGCACCAGGGCCAGTTCGTGCTTCCTGAGCTGAGCGGCACGAAGTGGTACAAGGAATTCCTCGCCATCCCCGAACACGCGCGTCCGCACTGCGCGAACTACACCGTGGCCGACTACCGACCCGAGACCGGCGAGATCGACATCGACTTCGTCATCCACCGGGGCGCCGACGGCTCGCTCGAGGGCGGCGCCGCCATCTGGGCCTGCAGCGTCGAGCCGGGTGACGAGTTCGCGTTCCTCGACCAGGGCATCATCTTCGACCGGCCCGACGACGCCTCCGAGGTGCTGCTCGTCGCCGACGAGAGCGGGCTGCCCGCGGTCGCCGGCATCCTGCGCTCCCTGCCGCACGACACCGTCGGCCGCGTCATCCAGGAGGTGCCCACCCACCTCGACCGGCGCGACCTGCCGCGCCCGGCCGGCGTCGACATCTCGTGGGTCGTGCGCGACGACTCGAACCTCGTGGCCGGCGTGAAGACCCTCGCCGCGCTCAAGGAGTACCCGCCGCTCGACCCGAACGGTTACGGCTTCGTGGTCGGCGAGTCGAAGCTGGCCACCGAGGGACGCCGCCAACTGCACCGACTCGGCCTCCCCAAAGACCGCATCACGTTCTCGGGCTTCTGGAAACACTGA
- a CDS encoding NAD(P)-dependent alcohol dehydrogenase, whose product MLTVNAYAAPSATEPLVKTTIERRDVGPKDVLIEIRYAGICHSDIHTVRGEWGPISYPQVVGHEIVGYVTEVGSEVSLHQVGDKVGVGCMVNSCRECENCLAGNEQYCLNGNTGTYAAVDVDGTITQGGYSTHVVVVEDFVLKVPDSIPFEKAAPLLCAGITTYSPLAHWNAGPGKKVAVVGMGGLGHMAVKIAHAMGAEVTVLSQSLSKQEDGLRLGADHYYATNDPATFETLANSFDLIINSVSAKIDINAYLALLRFEGTLVSVGAPPEPLPVQVFTLFNNRRSFAGSSIGSIRETQEMLDFCAEHGIAPETELVAADAINEAYERVLASDVRYRFVIDIATLA is encoded by the coding sequence ATGCTTACTGTCAACGCCTACGCCGCGCCCTCCGCGACCGAGCCCCTCGTCAAGACCACCATCGAACGCCGCGACGTCGGCCCGAAAGACGTGCTGATCGAGATCAGGTACGCCGGCATCTGCCACTCCGACATCCACACCGTGCGCGGCGAGTGGGGCCCCATCTCCTACCCGCAGGTCGTCGGCCACGAGATCGTCGGCTACGTCACCGAGGTCGGCTCCGAGGTGTCGCTGCACCAGGTCGGCGACAAGGTCGGCGTGGGCTGCATGGTCAACTCCTGCCGCGAGTGCGAGAACTGCCTCGCCGGTAACGAGCAGTACTGCCTCAACGGCAACACCGGCACCTACGCCGCCGTCGACGTGGACGGGACCATCACCCAGGGCGGCTACTCCACCCACGTCGTCGTGGTCGAAGACTTCGTGCTCAAGGTGCCCGACTCGATCCCCTTCGAGAAGGCCGCTCCCCTGCTCTGCGCCGGAATCACCACCTACTCGCCGCTCGCCCACTGGAACGCGGGCCCCGGCAAGAAGGTCGCCGTCGTCGGAATGGGCGGCCTCGGCCACATGGCCGTCAAGATCGCGCACGCCATGGGCGCCGAGGTCACCGTGCTCTCGCAGAGCCTGAGCAAGCAGGAGGACGGCCTGCGTCTCGGCGCCGACCACTACTACGCGACGAACGACCCCGCGACCTTCGAGACGCTCGCCAACTCGTTCGACCTCATCATCAACTCGGTGAGCGCGAAGATCGACATCAACGCCTACCTCGCGCTGCTGCGCTTCGAAGGCACCCTCGTGAGCGTCGGCGCCCCGCCCGAGCCGCTCCCGGTGCAGGTCTTCACCCTGTTCAACAACCGCCGATCGTTCGCCGGTTCGAGCATCGGAAGCATCCGCGAGACGCAGGAGATGCTCGACTTCTGCGCCGAGCACGGCATCGCGCCCGAGACCGAGCTGGTCGCCGCCGACGCCATCAACGAGGCCTACGAGCGCGTGCTCGCCTCCGACGTGCGCTACCGCTTCGTGATCGACATCGCGACGCTCGCCTGA
- a CDS encoding TetR/AcrR family transcriptional regulator: protein MQHPPVSRRELNRAQSADAIHTAAVSLVLRHGLAGATVDAIAEQAGVSRRTFFNYFPTKEDAVLATRPPRLSAHDLEAFGSSTDDTFARVVRLMSAAVRSVFDDLPSFAAKRQHLLKLHPALRERVERQVRDAETLVKEALAASEPAAPSLPLLMIAGTVMRYAFTPAEDGSIDDSAEAIDRAIEQFRAVL from the coding sequence ATGCAGCATCCGCCCGTTTCGCGCCGCGAGCTCAATCGCGCGCAGTCGGCCGACGCGATCCACACCGCCGCCGTGTCCCTCGTGCTGCGTCACGGACTCGCTGGCGCCACCGTCGACGCGATCGCCGAGCAGGCGGGCGTCTCGCGCCGCACGTTCTTCAACTACTTCCCGACAAAGGAGGACGCGGTTCTCGCCACGCGGCCGCCGCGGTTGTCGGCGCACGACCTCGAGGCTTTCGGCTCGTCGACGGATGACACGTTCGCGCGGGTAGTCCGGTTGATGTCTGCCGCGGTGCGCTCGGTCTTCGACGACCTGCCGTCGTTCGCCGCCAAGCGTCAGCACCTGCTCAAGCTGCACCCCGCGCTGCGCGAGCGGGTCGAACGGCAGGTGCGCGATGCCGAGACGCTCGTGAAGGAGGCGCTCGCCGCGTCGGAGCCCGCCGCGCCCTCGCTTCCGCTGCTGATGATCGCGGGCACCGTCATGCGGTACGCGTTCACGCCCGCCGAAGACGGATCGATCGACGACTCCGCCGAGGCGATCGACCGCGCGATCGAACAGTTCCGCGCCGTTCTCTGA
- a CDS encoding isochorismatase family cysteine hydrolase, which translates to MAISTIDPNTALIVVDLQAGTVRNPTVHPVEGVVANAVALLAAFRARGLPVVIANVDGTAAGRSEYGGKASVWPAEMSALVPQVVPAADEIVVTRRAWSVFAGTGLAARLADIGVTQVVIVGLATSFGVESTARDAYDAGYNVVVAIDAITDMRAEAHENSVLRVFPILGETATTVEIVAVLEAQ; encoded by the coding sequence TTGGCCATCAGCACCATCGACCCGAACACCGCCCTCATCGTCGTCGACCTCCAGGCCGGCACCGTGCGCAACCCGACGGTGCACCCCGTCGAGGGTGTCGTCGCCAACGCGGTCGCGCTGCTCGCCGCCTTCCGCGCGCGCGGTCTCCCCGTCGTGATCGCGAACGTGGACGGCACGGCCGCGGGGCGCTCCGAGTACGGGGGAAAGGCATCCGTATGGCCCGCCGAGATGTCGGCGCTCGTCCCGCAGGTCGTGCCGGCGGCCGACGAGATCGTCGTCACCCGTCGCGCCTGGAGCGTCTTCGCCGGCACCGGCCTGGCCGCGCGGCTGGCCGACATCGGCGTGACGCAGGTGGTCATCGTCGGACTGGCGACGAGCTTCGGCGTGGAGTCGACCGCGCGCGACGCCTACGACGCGGGCTACAACGTGGTCGTGGCGATCGACGCCATCACCGACATGCGCGCGGAGGCGCACGAGAACAGCGTGCTGCGCGTCTTCCCGATCCTGGGCGAGACGGCCACCACGGTCGAGATCGTCGCGGTGCTCGAGGCACAGTGA
- a CDS encoding M23 family metallopeptidase — protein MPVEIALPFAGRWLAMNSPARRVPSHGIDLLGQRYAIDFVGVDDRHRDAAHTDWRTLLHTEPPDRFFSFGRPILAPVDGVVVGVHDGEPDHEARRSQLALLPYALGQAARVRLGPTAVAGNHVVLELRQSGVFAALVHLRTGTLRVAVGDTVVTGQQLAQCGNSGNSTQPHVHVQLMDSADLAVARGVPVAFRGYREWIGGTRHPTLVGRGIPGERSVVEPA, from the coding sequence GTGCCGGTCGAGATCGCGCTGCCCTTCGCCGGCCGCTGGCTCGCGATGAACAGTCCTGCCCGGCGCGTGCCGAGTCACGGCATCGACCTGCTCGGCCAGCGCTACGCCATCGACTTCGTCGGGGTGGACGACCGGCACCGCGACGCCGCGCACACCGACTGGCGCACGCTGCTGCACACCGAGCCGCCCGACCGGTTCTTCTCGTTCGGCAGGCCCATCCTCGCGCCGGTCGACGGCGTGGTGGTCGGGGTGCACGACGGCGAGCCCGACCACGAGGCGCGGCGGTCCCAGCTCGCCCTGTTGCCGTACGCCCTCGGTCAGGCGGCGCGTGTGCGGCTCGGCCCGACCGCGGTCGCCGGCAACCACGTCGTGCTGGAGTTGCGGCAGAGCGGCGTATTCGCCGCCCTCGTGCACCTGCGTACCGGGACGCTGCGGGTGGCCGTGGGCGACACGGTCGTCACCGGACAGCAGCTGGCGCAGTGCGGCAATTCGGGCAACTCGACCCAGCCGCACGTGCACGTACAGCTGATGGACAGCGCCGACCTCGCCGTCGCACGCGGGGTGCCCGTCGCGTTCCGCGGCTACCGCGAGTGGATCGGGGGCACGCGACATCCGACCCTCGTCGGACGCGGCATACCCGGCGAGCGCAGCGTGGTCGAGCCGGCGTAG
- a CDS encoding RNA polymerase sigma factor has product MSETRARAAVEAVWRMESARIVGALARYTGDFPLAEDLAQEALAEALVSWAVDGVPAHPTGWLLTVGRRRAIDAFRRRSARDARYALLARELDDEVAGADTLFDPQAVDDDVLALMFIACHPILPREARIALTLRVVGGLTSAEIAKAFLVPVPTVQARITRAKKTLAAARVRFAAPAATEVAERLGSVLQVVYLIFTEGSHASSGDEWMRTGLSDEARRLARVLVRLAPEPEVFGLLALLELTAARFPARLDASGEPVLLEHQDRGLWDGAAIRRGRAALARAATPGRGLGAYGLQASIAECHAVAPSVDATDWARIVILYEALARLAPSPVVELGRAVAVAMAEGPAAGLHLVDALVARAELPGSHVVPAIRGELLARLGRSDEARAALGSAIALCDNSAERATLERKLTGLS; this is encoded by the coding sequence GTGAGCGAGACCCGGGCGAGGGCGGCCGTCGAGGCGGTGTGGCGCATGGAGTCCGCCCGAATCGTCGGCGCCCTCGCCCGGTACACCGGCGATTTCCCGCTCGCCGAAGATCTCGCGCAGGAGGCACTCGCCGAGGCGCTCGTGTCCTGGGCGGTCGACGGTGTGCCCGCCCACCCGACCGGGTGGCTGCTCACCGTCGGCCGACGTCGGGCTATCGACGCGTTCCGCCGGCGCTCCGCTCGCGACGCCCGATACGCGCTGCTCGCCCGCGAGCTCGACGACGAGGTCGCCGGCGCCGACACCCTGTTCGACCCGCAGGCCGTCGACGACGACGTGCTCGCGCTGATGTTCATCGCCTGTCATCCGATCCTGCCGAGGGAAGCACGCATCGCGCTGACACTGCGCGTCGTCGGCGGACTCACCAGCGCCGAGATCGCCAAGGCGTTCCTCGTCCCCGTGCCCACGGTGCAGGCGCGCATCACCCGGGCGAAGAAGACGCTGGCCGCGGCGCGGGTGCGGTTCGCCGCTCCGGCCGCGACCGAGGTCGCCGAGCGCCTCGGGTCGGTGCTGCAGGTGGTCTACCTCATCTTCACCGAGGGTTCGCATGCGTCATCCGGAGACGAATGGATGCGCACCGGGCTGTCCGACGAGGCACGTCGACTCGCCCGCGTGCTGGTGCGGCTCGCGCCCGAGCCCGAGGTGTTCGGGCTGCTCGCGCTGCTCGAACTCACGGCGGCCCGGTTTCCCGCCCGACTCGACGCGTCGGGCGAGCCGGTCCTGCTCGAGCACCAGGACCGGGGGCTGTGGGACGGCGCGGCGATCCGACGCGGGCGTGCCGCGTTGGCCCGCGCCGCGACCCCCGGCCGCGGGCTCGGCGCCTACGGACTGCAGGCGTCGATCGCCGAGTGCCACGCGGTCGCACCCTCGGTCGACGCAACCGACTGGGCCCGGATCGTGATTCTCTACGAGGCCCTGGCGCGGCTGGCCCCGTCGCCCGTCGTCGAACTCGGCAGGGCCGTCGCGGTGGCGATGGCCGAGGGCCCGGCCGCCGGGCTTCACCTCGTCGACGCACTCGTCGCGCGCGCGGAGCTGCCCGGTTCGCACGTGGTGCCCGCCATCCGGGGCGAGTTGCTCGCGCGGCTGGGACGCTCCGACGAGGCGCGGGCGGCCCTCGGCTCCGCCATCGCGCTCTGCGACAACTCCGCCGAGCGCGCGACGCTCGAGCGCAAGCTCACGGGGCTCTCGTGA
- a CDS encoding YciI family protein codes for MAKYMLIMRATDELLEKFANVDFNEMLETMGRFNDELIRAGVMLAAEGLDEAKNGVVVDFSGETPVVTDGPYGETKELFNGFYILDVASQEEAVEWAKRMPQMDGAKVEIRRVPGIDEFPQDNEFVQREREWRERTGQL; via the coding sequence ATGGCCAAGTACATGCTGATCATGAGGGCGACCGATGAGCTACTTGAGAAGTTCGCGAACGTCGACTTCAACGAGATGCTTGAGACGATGGGCAGATTCAACGACGAGCTCATCCGAGCGGGCGTGATGCTCGCGGCGGAGGGACTCGATGAAGCGAAGAACGGCGTCGTGGTCGACTTCAGTGGCGAGACCCCGGTGGTCACCGACGGCCCCTACGGCGAGACGAAGGAGCTGTTCAACGGCTTCTACATCCTCGACGTCGCCTCGCAGGAGGAAGCGGTCGAATGGGCGAAACGGATGCCGCAGATGGACGGTGCCAAGGTCGAGATCCGCCGGGTGCCTGGCATCGACGAGTTCCCGCAGGACAACGAGTTCGTGCAGCGCGAGCGCGAATGGCGCGAGCGCACGGGACAGCTTTAG
- a CDS encoding ABC transporter ATP-binding protein, whose product MLGKLLVRYLRPYRTQLIGVLVFQFVAALASLYLPTLNGSIIDEGVSTGDTGFIWSTGLLMLAISLGQITASVIATYFAARAAMQAGRDIRNDVFERVSAFSEREVSQFGAGSLITRNTNDVTQVQMLAMMGATMLVSAPLLAIGGIIMAVRQDIGLSWIIAVVVPVLLLIVGVIISRMVPLFRLFQKRLDAVNRIMREQLTGIRVVRAFVREPIEEERFEVANTDIMDVGRRVGSLFVLLFPLAMLVLNVTVVGVIWFGGIRVDAGEIEIGTLFAFMQYIGLILGGVLMATFMTIMIPRAAVSAERVSAVLASETTLVRPTTPVTEFPTPGTVEFRDAGFIYPGAEKGVLGGISFAAGRGETVAIVGSTGAGKSTLVSLIPRLFDVTSGAVLVGGVDVRSVELDLLWTTIGLVPQRPFLFTGTVASNLRFGREDATDDDLWRALEIAQGRDFVEEMDGQLEARIAQGGTNVSGGQRQRLAIARAIVHNPDILVFDDSFSALDLTTDARLRQALWRELPHVTKIVVAQRVSTITDADRIVVLDDGAMVGVGTHDELLVTSETYREIVGSQLGMEASA is encoded by the coding sequence ATGCTGGGAAAACTTCTTGTGCGCTACTTGCGTCCGTACCGCACCCAACTGATCGGCGTGCTGGTCTTCCAGTTCGTCGCGGCGCTCGCATCCCTCTACCTGCCCACGCTCAACGGCAGCATCATCGACGAGGGCGTCTCCACGGGCGACACCGGTTTCATCTGGTCTACCGGGCTGCTGATGCTCGCCATCTCGCTCGGCCAGATCACGGCGTCGGTCATCGCGACGTATTTCGCCGCGCGGGCCGCGATGCAAGCGGGACGCGACATCCGAAACGACGTCTTCGAACGCGTGAGCGCCTTCTCCGAGCGTGAGGTGTCGCAGTTCGGCGCCGGCTCGCTCATCACCCGCAACACCAACGATGTCACCCAGGTGCAGATGCTGGCGATGATGGGGGCCACCATGCTGGTGTCGGCGCCGCTGCTCGCCATCGGCGGCATCATCATGGCCGTGCGTCAAGACATCGGGCTCAGCTGGATCATCGCCGTCGTCGTACCGGTGCTGCTGCTCATCGTCGGCGTGATCATCAGCCGCATGGTGCCGCTGTTCCGGCTGTTCCAGAAGCGCCTCGACGCGGTCAACCGCATCATGCGCGAGCAGCTCACCGGCATCCGGGTGGTGCGGGCGTTCGTGCGCGAACCGATCGAAGAAGAGCGGTTCGAGGTGGCGAACACCGACATCATGGACGTCGGCCGTCGCGTCGGTTCGCTCTTCGTTCTGCTCTTCCCGCTCGCGATGCTCGTGCTCAACGTCACCGTGGTCGGCGTGATCTGGTTCGGCGGCATCCGGGTCGACGCGGGCGAGATCGAGATCGGCACGCTTTTCGCGTTCATGCAGTACATCGGGCTGATCCTCGGCGGCGTGCTTATGGCGACGTTCATGACCATCATGATCCCGAGGGCGGCCGTCTCGGCGGAGCGCGTCAGCGCCGTGCTCGCGAGCGAGACCACGCTCGTGCGTCCCACGACTCCGGTCACCGAGTTCCCGACTCCCGGAACGGTGGAGTTCCGCGACGCGGGCTTCATCTACCCGGGCGCAGAGAAGGGGGTCCTCGGCGGCATCAGCTTCGCCGCGGGCCGCGGCGAGACCGTCGCGATCGTCGGATCCACGGGCGCGGGCAAGAGCACGCTCGTCTCGCTCATTCCCCGCCTCTTCGACGTGACCAGCGGCGCCGTGCTGGTCGGCGGCGTCGACGTGCGCAGCGTCGAGCTCGACCTGCTCTGGACGACGATCGGTCTCGTACCGCAGCGGCCGTTCCTGTTCACCGGCACCGTGGCATCCAATCTCCGCTTCGGACGGGAAGACGCGACCGACGACGATCTCTGGCGCGCGCTCGAGATCGCCCAGGGCCGCGACTTCGTCGAAGAGATGGACGGTCAGCTCGAGGCCCGCATCGCCCAGGGCGGCACCAACGTGTCGGGCGGTCAGCGCCAGCGGCTCGCGATCGCGCGTGCCATCGTGCACAACCCCGACATCCTGGTCTTCGACGACTCGTTCTCCGCGCTCGACCTCACGACCGACGCCCGGTTGCGTCAGGCGTTGTGGCGAGAACTGCCCCATGTCACCAAGATCGTCGTGGCCCAGCGGGTGTCCACGATCACCGACGCCGACCGCATCGTCGTGCTCGACGACGGGGCCATGGTCGGCGTCGGCACCCACGACGAACTGCTCGTCACGAGCGAGACCTACCGCGAGATCGTCGGATCCCAGCTCGGAATGGAGGCCAGCGCATGA